A part of Quatrionicoccus australiensis genomic DNA contains:
- a CDS encoding DUF4178 domain-containing protein, whose amino-acid sequence MAITASCPSCGAPVVFQSASSVFAVCAYCSSTLVRHDQNLEDIGKMAALVEDRSPLQLGTEGSYKGVHFALIGRIQIKYEQGIWNEWHLLFDDMRTGWLSEAGGEYVLTFAQFVPDALPSFESLKIGQRFVLASQTWTVSNIAQAECIAGQGELPFKVGAGYPVAAVDLRNGANFATLDYSETPPLMFIGEAVEFSALRLANLRQGMAQPEKTVAAQVFRCPSCGSPMAARSPEILAVGCVACGAVVDTADRNYQLLSKALGSRDEKYVPRLALGSKGKLDGRPVEVIGFLVKQCVSAGIFYDWREYLLAGENGTYRWLTEYNGHWNVADVLSSPPTSSGAMELADVRWNGQSFRHFTTTPSAEVIQVAGEFTWRVRRGECNRVVDYVAPPLMLSRESTDNDLNWSQGTYVEPAEIASAFALKQALPEPIGVFANQPNPWEETHRSVCRLFWRLALLAVVAQVLFMLFAGGGKLLLRQDFDFAAPAVDELQSREFVIDERVRRLKVRNTTSLDNNWIGLNLTLVDKSGNAAWPASRELAYYYGYDGGESWSEGNRQDEVVFPDIPPGTYYLTVDADLAPEKPVPVHDRMEVMSVGAGWSNFVLLLVFLAIFPIFTRLRHAAFEVRRWAESDHAPVAADDSGDDD is encoded by the coding sequence GTGGCCATAACTGCTTCCTGCCCTTCCTGTGGCGCGCCGGTTGTCTTCCAGTCGGCGTCCTCGGTCTTCGCGGTCTGCGCCTATTGCAGCAGCACGCTGGTCCGGCACGACCAGAATCTGGAAGACATCGGCAAGATGGCGGCGCTGGTCGAAGACCGTTCGCCGCTGCAGCTGGGCACGGAAGGCAGCTACAAGGGCGTGCATTTTGCCCTGATCGGGCGCATCCAGATCAAGTACGAGCAGGGTATCTGGAACGAATGGCATCTGCTGTTTGACGACATGCGCACCGGCTGGCTGTCGGAGGCTGGCGGCGAGTATGTGCTCACTTTTGCGCAGTTCGTGCCGGATGCGCTGCCATCGTTTGAGTCTTTGAAAATCGGCCAGCGTTTCGTGCTCGCCAGCCAGACCTGGACGGTGAGCAATATCGCCCAGGCCGAGTGCATTGCCGGTCAGGGCGAGCTGCCGTTCAAGGTCGGCGCCGGTTATCCGGTCGCAGCGGTCGACCTCAGAAACGGGGCCAATTTCGCCACCCTCGATTACTCCGAAACGCCGCCCCTAATGTTCATCGGCGAGGCGGTCGAATTCTCTGCGCTGCGCCTGGCCAATCTGCGTCAGGGCATGGCGCAACCGGAGAAGACGGTCGCTGCGCAGGTCTTTCGCTGTCCGAGCTGCGGTTCGCCGATGGCGGCCCGTTCGCCGGAAATTCTTGCGGTCGGCTGCGTTGCCTGCGGTGCGGTGGTCGATACGGCCGACCGCAATTACCAGCTCCTGTCGAAGGCGCTGGGCAGTCGCGACGAAAAATACGTGCCGCGCCTGGCGCTCGGCAGCAAGGGCAAGCTGGACGGTCGACCGGTCGAAGTGATCGGTTTTCTCGTCAAGCAGTGCGTCAGCGCGGGCATTTTCTACGACTGGCGAGAATACCTGCTGGCCGGAGAAAACGGCACTTATCGCTGGTTGACCGAGTACAACGGTCACTGGAACGTCGCCGACGTGTTGTCCAGTCCGCCGACCAGCAGCGGCGCCATGGAACTTGCCGATGTGCGCTGGAACGGCCAGAGCTTCCGGCACTTCACGACGACGCCGAGTGCCGAGGTGATCCAGGTCGCCGGCGAATTCACCTGGCGGGTGCGGCGCGGCGAGTGCAACCGGGTGGTCGATTACGTCGCGCCACCGCTCATGCTGTCGCGCGAAAGTACCGACAACGACCTCAACTGGTCGCAGGGCACCTATGTCGAGCCGGCGGAGATTGCCAGCGCCTTCGCGTTGAAGCAGGCCTTGCCCGAACCGATCGGCGTCTTCGCCAACCAGCCCAATCCCTGGGAAGAGACGCATCGCAGCGTCTGCCGGCTGTTCTGGCGTCTGGCCCTGCTCGCCGTCGTGGCCCAGGTCTTGTTCATGCTGTTCGCCGGCGGCGGCAAGCTGCTGCTGCGCCAGGACTTCGACTTTGCTGCGCCAGCGGTCGACGAGCTGCAAAGCCGCGAATTCGTGATTGACGAGCGGGTGCGCCGGCTCAAGGTGCGCAACACGACCAGCCTGGACAACAACTGGATAGGCCTCAACCTGACCCTGGTCGACAAGAGCGGCAATGCGGCCTGGCCGGCCAGCCGCGAGCTCGCCTATTACTACGGCTACGACGGCGGCGAAAGCTGGTCGGAAGGCAATCGCCAGGATGAGGTGGTCTTCCCCGACATTCCGCCCGGCACTTATTACCTGACGGTCGACGCCGATCTGGCACCGGAAAAGCCGGTGCCGGTGCACGACCGCATGGAAGTCATGAGTGTCGGTGCCGGCTGGTCGAATTTCGTGCTGCTGCTGGTTTTTCTCGCCATCTTCCCGATCTTCACGCGCCTGCGCCACGCTGCCTTCGAAGTACGGCGCTGGGCCGAGAGCGACCACGCGCCGGTAGCGGCCGACGATTCCGGAGACGACGACTGA